The genomic stretch aaatttgggTCTTACTTCTTGTTTTCAGACAATGTTTCTTCAATCTGGGCATGTTCATAACATTTTAGCTGACTTAACAAAGTATTTGGATCATTATTCTCACATTTGCTGAAAAAATCTGGGCAGACATTTTTCTTGCTTGTAGTACAATTCTCtttatattcattatataatgcATACTTTTCTTTAAGTTACATGTATACTTACGTGCAGAGTGTATTATAGAAAGGAATAATACCCTCAATTGCACCATAATGCACGCAATAAccatataattcttttctgtttctccA from Plasmodium cynomolgi strain B DNA, scaffold: 0823, whole genome shotgun sequence encodes the following:
- a CDS encoding hypothetical protein (putative), producing the protein MVIACIMVQLRVLFLSIIHSAQKYALYNEYKENCTTSKKNVCPDFFSKCENNDPNTLLSQLKCYEHAQIEETLSENKK